In Alosa alosa isolate M-15738 ecotype Scorff River chromosome 10, AALO_Geno_1.1, whole genome shotgun sequence, the genomic stretch gtgtgtgtgtgtcaggagcaGTAGTCTGTTCTTATCTACACGCTATCTGCTCGTTTATAGTCAGACACTAAAGATCCAACGACCTGAGTTACACTGCTGATCCAACGACCAGGGTTACGCTGacgctgtttgtgtgtgtgtgtgtgtgtgtgtgtgtgtgtgtgtgtgtgtgtgtgtcaaccccAATAAACCTGCTCCCACTTACGTCAAGTAGGTTAGGCCCTAGGCTCCAAGGGCAACAAGGTTGttaccacacataaacacacaatctctctcacacacacaaacacacacacagaggacctgTCAAGCTCAGGTGTCATCCTTTACACAGCAGTCCATAAATGAGGCTTCTGAGGCTTCCGTATGTAATCTACAAACACATCAAACTTGACTTTTACTGGGAGCTTTTTGCAGCGTGCATACTTGCATAGTGTGCGTATTTGAATGTAACCTcttattttctgtgtgtgtatgtgtgtgtgtgtttgtgtgtgtgtgtgtgtggtgaagctCCCCTTGTCTAGTAGCCATCTGGATGTCTACACCGGTCCAGGGATGACTGGTCCAGCCATTGCCATGACGAGCAACTCCTGCCCCGCCAACCTGTCAATTAAACGAGAGCTGTCAGGTAGGAACAATCACATCCACGGCCACagcacaggaaacacacacacacacacacacacacacacacacacacaaatgcacacgcacacacacacagacagacagacagacacacacacacacaagcctggtagaggaatacacacaaacacacacacacacacacacacacacacacacacacacacacatacaaacaaatgaaATACCACAAAACACAGAAATAACCTCACACACAGCGCCAACAaatatgcacaaaacacataccggcacacacacaccacataaatATATACTCACATAAACACCATATAGAATGTCTCATCTTAATAATAGAAATAATCTCTTATATGCAAATGCATTCAGGAGTAGCATGTGAATTAGCATTAACAAATGCAAATGTATGTAAAAGCAGAAAATGAATCTTAATTCAATGCTAGCCTGCTTTCCTCCATCTCATGTTTATGGAGTCTGTGAGGTGCTTAGACAGCAAAGTCAGGCTGAATTTTAGGATTTCAGCACTTTATGATGCGATCGTAATCAGGGAATAATCCACCATAAACTGCTATCTAATGGGTGTATAAACCTCAGGGCCATGTACAGTGTCTTCACAGGAGAggtgtcacacactcacacatatacacggcacgcgcgcgcacacacagacacacacacagactcacacacacacacacacacacgcacgtggcacgcacacacactcacagacacacacacatacacacaagcgcgcacacagacacacacactcacaaatgcacGATGCATgtggcactctctctcacacacacacacacacacacccacacacacacacacacacacacacacacacacacacatgcatgcacacaaactcacacaaatgcacgcacacatgtatacacacatacacacactcacagaagcacctacacacatgtacacacacagagccattaCGTCTACACTACGCTGCAGGCATGTTGTGCTTGTGAACATATCACTGTGCTTTTGAACATGTCCTTGTGCTTGTGAACATGTCCTTGTGCTTGTGAACATGTCCTTGTGCTTGTGAACATGTCACTGTGCTTGTGAACATGTCCTTGTGCTTGTgaacttgtgcttgtgcttgtgaaCATGTCGTTGTCCTTGTGAACATGtccttgtgcttgtgcttgtgaaCATGTCGTTGTCCTTGTGAACATGTCCTTGTGCTTGTgaacttgtgcttgtgcttgtgaaCGTGTCGTTGTCCTTGTGAACATGTCCTTGTGCTTGTgaacttgtgcttgtgcttgtgaaCATGTCCTTGTGCTTGTGAACTTGTGCTTGTGAACATGTTGTTGTGTGAGCATGTTTTTGTGTATCAGTTGTACTCGTATATATAAACATCTCTGGTGACAAAAcgagaaatggtgtgtgtgcgtgcgtgtgtttgagtCAGTGACAGAAATGCCAATGGTGGGTGAGATATTGATGTAGACACATTCATGCATTGAAATgtgagaatttgtgtgtgtaagcatactttacgtgtgtgtgtgtgtgtgtgtgaacgtgtgaaCGTGTGTATGAAACACCCCTGGTtgatgtgtgcatttgtctgtctgtctgcgtgtgtgtgtgtgtgtgtgtgtgtgtgtgagtggtgagtgagtgagtgtatcagggtgtatgagtgtgtgcgtatgcatgtgtgtgtgtgtgtgtgtgtgtatgagggtgtgtgACAGCCCTGGTTGATGGCCTTTTGTTGTTGTCAAGATGCAGAAGCCCGTGCAATGGCcaaggagagacagaagaaaGATAACCACAACCTGAGtgagtatgacacacacacacacacacacacagacacacacaaaccaatgcTCATctacacactcaatcacacataGCCATAGTCAGTGGGAGCCTCAACctccaaaacacagacacaaacacacaaacaaacccccacacacacagcttgagtGAGCGCGACCCTTGACCTCCCTCCAGTTTTTTTATAGCCTCAGTGTGTCCCTCttttaaagcacacacacactaccatacacttacacacacacacacacactgccatacaCTTACGCACCTTTAAGCGCTGACACTACACACACTTGGGTGGATGGTTAACCTGAGCCCACTTTCTGCTGTGCCGGCACTCTGGTGTAATTGCctgtgactcacacacacacacacacgcacgcacacacacacagtcagtccagaacagtgcagtgcagcatGGTCCAGGGCAATTCTACAGCGACACCAAAGCAGAAAGGGTTGTCCCATCAGGCTTGGCTGCTTCCCAGAGAGCCTGCTGCACTTGGGCCACCCTCCAGCATGTGCCAGTGGAGTGTGTCTCTGCCACACTTTACAGCCACCCTCCAGtctgttttatgtttttaaatcacctaaacacacacacacacacatatatacacacgcacacaccctttGGTCTGTTTTATAACGCGCTGGGTGGAGAATCTGTACCGTTACGACAGTAAAGGGGACAGAATCACCTTAAgtcacctaaacacacacacccatacacacacacacacacacacacacacacacacacacagaatgtccTTGACATGAACAGCATGTCTGACAATATTATTGAATGTGTACTTTTGCACTGAACGCTAGCTTTGTCATCACTGTAGACTAACACTCCtgtcctgcctgtgtgtgtgtgtgtgtgtgtgtgtgtgtgtgtgtgtgtgtgtgtaaatggttgTTTGTGTTTCAGTCGAGAGGAGGAGGCGTTTCAACATCAACGACCGCATCAAAGAGCTCGGCACCATGATCCCCAAAACCAACGACctgtgagtcacacacacacacacacacacacacacactccctctccctctccctcactctctctccctctccatctctctccctcactctctctcccatctatctctctccatcactctctcttcatctctctctccatcactctctctccatcactctgtccatctctctctctctccatctggaCTGATTAGTGCGGAATGTTGTCAGTTGTGCCTTGCCTTGTTGTGCTTTGTCACTGATCTGGGCTAAAAGGTGGTGAAtggtctcttgtgtgtgtgtgtgtgtgtgtgtgtgtgtgtgcacgcctgtgtgtgtgtgtgtgtgtgtgtgtgtgtgtgtgtgtgtgtgtgtgtgcgtgtgtgtgtgtgtgtgcacgcctgtgtgtgtgtgtgtgtgtttgtgtgtttgtgtgtgtgtgtgtgtgtgtgtgtgtgtgcatgtgtgtgtgcgtgcgcgtgcgtgcgtgcgcgcgtgtgtgtgtgtgtgtgtgtattcgtgtcCACAGGGACGTGCGATGGAATAAGGGCACCATCCTGCGGGCCTCAGTGGAGTACATCAAGCGCATGCAGAAGGACGTGCAGCGGAGCCGCGAGGTGGAGAGCAACTTCAAGAGGATGGAGATGGCCAACAAGCAGCTGTGGCTGCGCATCCAGGTGAGACCTCCCTGCAGCTCAGGGAACACCTGGGCCAGGTGAGACACCTCCTATAgggctctgatctggccctgatttGGCTGTaatctggctctgatgtggctctgatctggcctcTGCATTCAGGTGCATTCTTGTGTCGGATGCCATTTGCTCTCACACTGTCAGACTCAAGGAAGTACAATCTGTCAGGATGTAGTGTCAGTTATTGAGTAATGTTGAACTAACATGGTACACTAGGAATGTTATGTTTCTAAAACATCATTTGTTAGCTAAAGGATCATTTAGGTTTATATTATAAGTAATGTAGGTTAATAAATGACTTTTACTTTTATGAGTCATTTAGAGGGCCATTGTGCATAACCGAGAAGTTCAGCATTTCTCTCTTAGTGATTTAGTAAATaaaactgtctctctcttcctatctccCCCTcaccctttcactctctctctcttcctatctccCCCCTcaccctttcactctctctctattcctctttctctccttcttcatcactctctccctctttttcctcctctctctttctctctctccctctttttcctcctcaatcctccctctctctttcttcctctctctcttcctctctctctctctcctctctctcctctctctcccctctctctctctctctctctctctttctctctctctctctctctctctctctctcctctctctccctctctccccccctctctctctctctccctccctctctccctctcccccctctctccctctgtctctcctgtagGAGTTGGAGATGCAGGCTCGACTGCACGGCCTGCCTTGCACCTCCCCCTCTGGCTTCAGCAACGCCGACCTGCTGGGTCCCTTCGTCAAGCAGGAGGTCAGCCCGGAGGAGAACCACCaccctcagcagcagcagcagcacccccaGGCCCACGCCCAGCACCACCCCCAGGCCCAGGGCCAGGcctgccacccccacccctcccaccccccacctccagcACCCCCAGGCGCAGGGCCTGCCCCCTCTGCCCCAGCACCTGCACCCCCAGCCCCCTCTGCAGTACCCCGCCGTGGGCAGCTCCCAGCACTTTGACTTTGCCCAGTCGCTGGACTTGTGCGACGGAGGCGGGTACGTGGATGGCATGGGGGAGATGGGCGAGCTGGGTCCGCTGGGTGGCatgggcggaggaggaggaggaggagccatGGGGAAGAAGAACGACCTGGGCTTCATGCTGATGGATGAGACACTCTCACCACTAGGGGGCGACCCGCTGCTGTCAGCCATGTCCCCAGAGGCGTCCATCGACAGTAGCCGCCGGAGCAGCTTCAGCCTGGACGACAGCGAcatactgtgacacacacaactgcacactcgcatgcatatacacacacacacactctctcacacacacacacacacagttaagaaACATGGCACAATGCTCACACAGTTCCAAgcaaaatgaaacacacactcacatacagctgatgtaaatgacacacaacactctatggtacacacatacacacacacacagtaatgcaGGTGTGCTCACCTGCTCAGCTGAAACCTtcaaaacacacatcacacaaacttGAATAAACACGGTAGGCAGACATAAATTAGTActtaatggcacacacacacacacacacacacacacacacacacatgcacacacacgtccccGAGTGCCTCCCCTTTGTCAGATCCATAAGATTCTCGTCCTTGAAGGGAAACTGCCAGGccattctctgtgtctctgttatTGAAGCGTCTTTATTGTCACACACCTTCAGatgaccatcacacacacacacacacacacacacagcatcagggCCACCGTGTGTGTGCCATCCCAAACAAAGGTAGTCCCTGGCTTCCCTCGGTGCCAGTTGGTTAAGTTTGTGCAGGGAAgatggccatcacacacacacacacacacacacacacacacacacacacacacacacagagggaagatggccatcacacacacacacacacagggaagatGGCCGGGCGGTCACTGCTACGTGAGCTCAGAACACACGCGTAGCATTTTAAAGAAGTGTGcttcctgttccctgttcccaaGATACTGTGGGACAGACAGCTGGCATTCAACGACACCCTTAGGCCATGCCGTCCTCTTCAggtgtgatcacacacacacacacacacacacacacatgtacacacacatacacacacacacacacacacacacacacacacacacagagggaagatggccatcacacacacacacacagagggaagatggccatcacacacacacacacagagggaagatggccatcacacacacacacacagagggaagatggccatcacacacacacacacagagggaagatggccatcacacacacacacacacagagggaagatggccatcacacacacacacacacacagagggaagatggccatcacacacacacacacacacagagggaagatggccatcacacacacacacacaggaagatggccatcacacacacacacacagcatcagggCCACCGTGTGTGTGCCATCCCAAACAAAGGTAGTCCCTGGCTTCCCTCGGTGCCAGTTGGTTAAGTTTGTGCAGGGAAgatggccatcacacacacacacacacacacagagggaagatggccatcacacacacacacacacacagagggaagatggccatcacacacacacacacagagggaagatggccatcacacacacacacacacacacagagggaagatggccatcacacacacacacacacagagggaagatggccatcacacacacacacacagagggaagatggccatcacacacacacacacacacagagggaagatggccatcacacacacacacacacacagagggaagatggccatcacacacacacacacagagggaagatggccatcacacacacacacacagagggaagatggccatcacacacacacacacagagggaagatggccatcacacacacacacacagagggaagatggccatcacacacacacacacacagcatcagggCCACCGTGTGTGTGCCATCCCAAACAAAGGTAGTCCCTGGCTTCCCTCGGTGCCAGTTGGTTAAGTTTGTGCAGGGAAgatggccatcacacacacacacacagcatcagggCCACCGTGTGTGTGCCATCCCAAACAAAGGTAGTCCCTGGCTTCCCTCGGTGCCAGTTGGTTAAGTTTGTGCAGGGAAgatggccatcacacacacacacacagagggaagatggccatcacacacacacacacagagggaagatggccatcacacacacacacacacacacacacacacacacacacacacacacacacacacacacacacacacacacacacacacacacacagagggaagatggccatcacacacacacacacacacacacacacacacacacacacacacacacacacacacacacacacacacacacacacacacacacacacacacacacacacacacacacacacacacacacagagggaagatggccatcacacacacacacacacagagggaagatggccatcacacacacacacacacacacacacacacacacacacacacacacacacacacacacacacagcatcagggCCACCGTGTGTGTGCCATCCCAAACAAAGGTAGTCCCTGGCTTCCCTCGGTGCCAGTTGGTTAAGTTTGTGCAGGGAAgatggccatcacacacacacacacagagggaagatggccatcacacacacacacacagagggaagatggccatcacacacacacacacagagggaagatggccatcacacacacacacacagagggaagatggccatcacacacacacacacagcatcagggCCACCGTGTGTGTGCCATCCCAAACAAAGGTAGTCCCTGGCTTCCCTCGGTGCCAGTTGGTTAAGTTTGTGCAGGGAAgatggccatcacacacacacacacagagggaagatggccatcacacacacacacacagagggaagatggccatcacacacacacacacacacacacacacacacagagggaagatggccatcacacacacacacacagagggaagatggccatcacacacacacacacagagggaagatggccatcacacacacacacacagagggaagatggccatcacacacacacacacagagggaagatggccatcacacacacacacacagagggaagatggccatcacacacacacacacacacacacacacacacacacacacacagagggaagatggccatcacacacacacacacagagggaagatggccatcacacacacacacacacacagagggaagatggccatcacacacacacacacacacagagggaagatggccatcacacacacacacacagagggaagatggccatcacacacacacacacagagggaagatggccatcacacacacacacacagagggaagatggccatcacacacacacacacagagggaagatggccatcacacacacacacacagcatcagggccaccgtgtgtgtgtgtaccacagaGATGTTTGACCTTTGCCCCTGTGAAGGCCTGCGGGTGTCTCTCAGAGGGGGCGGCTGCGTCTGGCCCCGAGCTTCACTGGGATGTCTTGGATGTGAATGATTGACACCTCCTATTAAATGCCTTTGAGTTGATGGGAAGGCTGTCGTGTGGCTGTCTCTTTTGTCCTAATAAGGTTGAAACAGGGCAGACAGTGTCAAGGTGAGATGACGCAGGGCTTCACTGACATTAGTGAGTAAAGTAACACATCAGGTCAAAGATGGAGATGGGAcatgaatattattattattattattattattattattataatgactGACGGTTCTGCAGTATAATCCTGAACTAAACAGTCAGTAGACTACACACAACCACTGGGGGCAACTAATGAAATATAGGCGCTCAGATAATTTGTGGCATGATTGTTTAACCTTTGATGtcaatattttaaaaacaagtatgCTCTTATCAGGACAAAATTAATTATTATCATGCATTAAAGACCAGCAATAAACAAGTTCACATATATCATTTAACAAAGCGTTCTGCCATTTCAACGAGCTTAAATGTTCTTTTGGACGTTAGTGTCAAGACTACTAGCAATCCAATTCACTGTCTAGTTAACTATGATTCAGTGCGAGCACTTGACATACATTTGCCTTTACATGGTGTAGGCTATTACACGCGGCCTCCATGGTATATAGTTACCAGATGGGCACAAGGCATTTAAAACCTAAATACCTGGCTGTCAGGGCTAAATTAATCTTGTTTAATGCCTACCCGTGGAGTCCTGCCGCAGTTCGCGGGAGGCTGTCAAACTCGTCTCTTGCTAGAGACTTTCCATTCGTTATCAAACTGACCAACTTTTTTTAAAAGCAGTGGTTTTACACGCAAAAAATCGAAACGTGATGGTGCGAGGTATTTCTGAAATAACTTAAACATCAATCAAACCTCACTCCTGCAGACTTGAGAGGAAAAAGTGTGAGGGACGGAGAAAAGCGAAGCACCGCTGTCACCATAAATGTCCACTAGGGGGAGCAAGAGGACCGTCCGAGAGTCGCGTTCGACTCTTTGTGGAGGTTCAACGAGGATCCTATCTCATTTATTTCCTGTAACAATTACAGAAATAGAACTGCAATGCAATTAACCTATTTTTAAATACCATTTTATTAGGGCAGTTTATCCCAGATAAAGTGGGGCTTAAAATAGGACAAGCGAGGAATAATTAGCATACAGTCATCTCAGAGACACGCACTCATCAGAATCTTGCCTCATGAGTGGACGGGCGCGGTGCGCATTTTCTCATCAGTATAAAGCGATCATTTTAAAACAGTAATCTTAAAGAGAAAGGGACGGGAGGGGAGAGCAGGGGGATTATGGAGATGAACAGTTTATGCCTGATTGTTTGTGCCACCGACCCACAGCTTGTTCTTCTTGCATGTCTCAGTAATGCACATGCAAAAAAGGCCCAATTAGCAAAAGTGACAAGCAAGAATCAATAAAATGTCTGGTATGTTTCTCAACACAAGCCAACCTAATTATGATTCCTAATGAACTCATAATAATGACTGCTTACAAACTTTGATCAGGGAATCAGTGAGAAAGCCGGGGGTGACAGAAAGATCAGAAAATATGAGGGAATTCAGGCGCGTTTTGTCAGCAGAGcaagtttttttaaatgtaatcattttattttaaagcTCCTTTGTGTTTTGGAATAGAGACTGCCAGGTCCCATGAACACTTTAAGCTCCTTTGATGAGtttaatctccctctctctctcctctctctctgtctgtgcctgtatgtgtgtgtgtgtgtgtgtgagagagagagagacatgtagaGGTTTCTAGGCCCACTGTCAGCCAGTACATTTCATATGAGCTGCGGCGGGCTTCCCAGCGGCCCTGAGCGACTGAGGTTTGGAGCTGAATATCTCTCCTGTCTGTCCAAAGAGAACACTGTGTGGTCTATTTCTCATCTGTCAGGAAAGCTCTCCCTTATGCATACAGGTCCATATGCGTCAGACCTCTGAGGGCACTTCTGCTTATTATGACACctacaatcacacactcacactcatgcacactcacacatgtatacacataacacacacacacacatgcacactcacacatgtatacacacacacacaaactcatgcacactcatgtGTGTCcgcacacaagcacagggacatacacacacgcacactcacacatgtatgtttccgcacacaagcatgcacacacaaacacacacacacacacacacacacatgtatgcacatacacaagcagaagggcacatgcacacacacacacatgcacacgcacacacatgcgtgaAAACACTCAATCTTTAGCAACTGCCAGTGTTAGACTCTCAAACCACAAATGGTCATCTGAAGGTAGGTTATCCATGGTCTTTTTCCCTTGTTAGCGCCAGCTTGGAGATGTATCctcttcacacatacacacacacacacacacacacacacacacacacactcataagcaCCTTCTGTACATGCTCTCCCCACCAATGACCcttccaacacacactcctgaatTATTAGCCTCAGTTGTGGTTGGAGTAGATATGCATCTTCAGCTCTCTGCGTTAAACAGGCCCTTTTTAGGTTTAAATCCGATTATTCAGGCCCTGTGCGCCCGTGTCCCCACGCCtgccaccctcacacaccctcacacaccctcacacaccctcacacacacacacaggccccacCGGCGTGCCATTCTCTATCTCCTCTTTGTGATGCTAATAGACTTCCATATCTAATAAATCCCAGTAGATTTCAAGTGCTGCGATGTTATGGCTTGCTCACAAGAACCCCCCCACACTCCTCCTCCcagcccccctcctcccccaactcctattctctctctccttctctccgttCCTCGGctattctccctccctctccctctctctctctccctctgtccacaCCCTTCCTCGCAGGCTCCAGAACTGCGTGCCTTGCACATATCGCTGGGTGCGTTTCCTGGCAAAGAGACCAAGCAAgcgagagaagaagaaaaggggggaggaggagaagaagaagaagaagaagaagaagaaagagaaggaagtaaaacatctctctctctccacctcttcctctcctctctctctctctcttcacctctctctctctctctacctcttactctctctctctctctctctccacctcttcctctctctctctctctctcttcacctctccacctcttcctctcctcttctcttcctctccatctctcctcttctctttttctctcctctcctcttcctctgctcttctctacctctcctcttctcttcctctctcctcttcatccctccttttctcttcatcttctcttcctctcctcttctctctcctcttctcttcctctcctcttcctctctcctcttcatccctccttttctcttcctctcctcttcatccctccttttctcttcctctgctctggagaaagagagaagaggaggcagCAAGTAAAATCCAATCCGGGCAggagggaaaagggagagaggaaaggagaagaggagagagaaggagaagaggaaggagaggaggaagaccaGAGGGAAAAgacatggagggagagagagacagagagagagagggatggagagaaggaggcagggagagagagagggaaggagagagggagggagatagagagaaatacaaagagggagagagagacagatagagagagagaaagagagaaagaaagaaaggaaaggagagagggagggagaggtggagctCTGCCAGCACAACTCTGTCTCTTGGTTTTAGCACCACTGCGCTACGCCGGGGTAGTCCAAACTCCAGCAGAACCTCAGAACCACCAgtagaactcacacacac encodes the following:
- the tfeb gene encoding LOW QUALITY PROTEIN: transcription factor EB (The sequence of the model RefSeq protein was modified relative to this genomic sequence to represent the inferred CDS: inserted 3 bases in 2 codons) — translated: MVEVGADLECMVEVGADLECMVEVGAGLECMVEVGAACALYPSHHHPSLAGARPCRERRGEDAHISLSTFYTKRQLQQEEQRERQQQQQQQQHQQQQQQQHQQQQQQQQAAMLYQQQHQQHQHQHQHQHQHHQHQHQQRMAGPPAPTPAINAPPAHIQGPMQVPMEVLKVQTHLENPTDYHIRQSQRQQVKEYLSSTYIPKQAVHAISGVVQPSPPSPLPPPGAGRHARLASPPPSPRAHGQLVSSRPSSXPASPMAMLNIGHENEMDEVIDDIISLQSSYDDIQAYIDPVQMPNTLPLSSSHLDVYTGPGMTGPAIAMTSNSCPANLSIKRELSDAEARAMAKERQKKDNHNLIERRRRFNINDRIKELGTMIPKTNDLDVRWNKGTILRASVEYIKRMQKDVQRSREVESNFKRMEMANKQLWLRIQELEMQARLHGLPCTSPSGFSNADLLGPFVKQEVSPEENHHPQQQQQHPQAHAQHHPQAQGQXPATPTPPTPHLQHPQAQGLPPLPQHLHPQPPLQYPAVGSSQHFDFAQSLDLCDGGGYVDGMGEMGELGPLGGMGGGGGGGAMGKKNDLGFMLMDETLSPLGGDPLLSAMSPEASIDSSRRSSFSLDDSDIL